In a genomic window of Sulfuricurvum sp.:
- a CDS encoding lytic transglycosylase domain-containing protein has translation MRKIIAILLLVPLMLMGIGFDPNDKNKIEILRHFDIPASFLRDPSLHDVYSQKKRDTSLQGFDDASENANLLLPMLSSLIAQSDLPNEFLYVVLAESQLEVDSTSSHGAAGLWQFMETTGKLQGLQVNQYVDERRDHIKSTRAAIAYLSSLKKQFGKWYLALIAYNCGDGRLTRAIQKAGTTDLNVLADPKRAYIPHESRNYIRTVVALAFLGSEDPYLSQFTSTQEAVENPIATVYLPKGEKIDRIAAVLEMPKTKLISLNTHLKKGVTPPNAQSYPVYIPKEKLEAFQQKFQPKDIQGYFIMHRVKSGETLDQLSKRYNVPKNSIMMENMIGDNEDRNLNRRVKIPITKPFLKNPRLYTAKSGETLASVAALYNTTIEQLKLKNPFASNVLKEGEEIKVAD, from the coding sequence ATGAGGAAAATAATAGCGATATTACTTTTAGTCCCTTTGATGCTGATGGGCATTGGATTTGATCCGAATGATAAAAATAAAATAGAGATATTACGCCATTTTGACATTCCCGCCTCATTTTTAAGAGATCCCTCATTACACGATGTTTATTCACAAAAAAAACGTGATACCTCCTTGCAAGGGTTTGATGATGCCTCTGAAAATGCAAATTTGCTTCTTCCTATGCTCTCATCCTTGATAGCACAATCCGACTTACCGAATGAATTTCTATATGTAGTATTGGCGGAATCGCAGCTGGAAGTCGATAGTACCTCTTCACACGGGGCAGCCGGGTTATGGCAGTTTATGGAGACAACCGGAAAACTTCAGGGGCTTCAGGTCAATCAGTATGTCGATGAACGTCGTGATCATATCAAATCGACACGTGCTGCTATTGCCTATCTAAGCAGTTTAAAAAAACAGTTCGGAAAATGGTATTTGGCTTTGATTGCCTACAATTGCGGTGACGGTCGATTGACAAGAGCTATACAAAAAGCGGGAACAACCGATTTAAATGTCCTGGCAGATCCCAAACGTGCCTATATCCCTCATGAGAGCCGGAATTATATTCGCACTGTCGTTGCATTGGCTTTTTTAGGCTCTGAAGATCCGTATTTATCACAATTTACTTCAACTCAGGAAGCAGTAGAAAATCCGATTGCAACGGTTTATCTTCCCAAAGGTGAAAAAATAGATCGAATCGCCGCTGTTTTGGAGATGCCTAAAACGAAACTAATCAGTCTTAATACCCACCTAAAAAAAGGGGTAACACCCCCGAATGCACAATCCTATCCTGTATACATACCAAAGGAAAAACTAGAGGCATTTCAACAAAAATTTCAGCCAAAGGATATTCAAGGGTATTTCATTATGCACCGTGTAAAATCGGGTGAGACGTTAGATCAGCTCTCGAAACGTTATAACGTTCCTAAAAACTCGATCATGATGGAAAATATGATAGGCGACAATGAGGACCGTAATCTCAACCGTCGTGTAAAAATACCGATTACCAAACCATTTTTAAAGAATCCCCGCCTTTATACCGCTAAATCCGGCGAAACCCTCGCTTCAGTCGCTGCATTGTATAATACAACAATTGAACAGTTGAAGCTGAAAAATCCGTTTGCGTCCAATGTACTTAAAGAAGGGGAGGAGATAAAGGTTGCTGATTAA
- a CDS encoding TatD family hydrolase — translation MIIDTHVHLDDERYREDFDAMMERASDIGVEAFVIPGAHPATLERAIEICEAYDNVYFAVGVHPYDMETMETVDFDHYVLHPKCVAIGECGLDYFRLEGSDEEKHQEKMRQAEVFRRQIRIAKHYHKPLIVHIRDASHDSKMILLEEGAGEVGGVLHCYNADDELLSLANEGFYFGIGGVVTFQNAKKLVNILPKIPLDKLVIETDGPYLTPHPHRGSRNESAYTRYVADKMAELLHINAQEVEEITTHNAKKLFAFG, via the coding sequence ATGATTATCGATACGCATGTCCATTTAGACGATGAACGCTACCGCGAAGATTTCGATGCAATGATGGAACGTGCATCCGATATAGGAGTAGAGGCTTTTGTAATACCGGGAGCACATCCTGCGACATTGGAACGTGCAATCGAGATATGCGAAGCTTATGATAATGTATATTTTGCCGTTGGTGTTCATCCCTATGACATGGAGACGATGGAGACGGTCGATTTTGATCATTATGTTCTACATCCCAAATGTGTGGCGATAGGAGAGTGCGGACTGGACTATTTTAGACTTGAAGGGAGTGATGAAGAAAAACATCAGGAAAAAATGCGTCAGGCTGAAGTGTTTCGTCGGCAAATCCGTATCGCGAAACACTATCATAAGCCGTTAATCGTCCACATTCGTGATGCAAGTCATGATTCAAAAATGATTTTATTGGAAGAGGGTGCAGGAGAAGTCGGCGGAGTACTGCATTGCTACAATGCGGATGATGAGCTGTTATCACTCGCCAATGAAGGATTTTATTTCGGTATCGGCGGAGTTGTCACTTTTCAAAATGCCAAGAAACTTGTCAATATTCTTCCTAAAATCCCTCTTGACAAACTCGTCATTGAAACGGATGGACCTTACCTCACTCCTCATCCTCATCGGGGTTCTCGCAATGAGAGTGCATATACCCGTTATGTCGCCGATAAAATGGCTGAACTCCTTCACATCAATGCACAAGAGGTAGAAGAAATAACAACACATAATGCCAAAAAGCTGTTTGCATTTGGATAG
- a CDS encoding AAA family ATPase encodes MIERFYLKEFLTFKEADLEFHPGLVVFTGPSGSGKSILMRSILASVGLDNVEAQICESSVSWNIDEECYGLQNEPVNIFRHVKKEKTRYFINNQSTSKSSMESISTNYLRHLSLKDYSDFEPSAILKIIDERISERTPQYATILENHRSKFAEFKILSDELRSIEEKEKHLSELKEFALYEIGKIDAIKPYVGEDEELGLIKKQLSKKEKIETAIAQAQGIFSYESNVSSVLGLLEVDSAFFDDTMNELRSVLESSLERMEELEEVSIESVLDRIEQISELKRRYGSIEEALAYRDQKVSELESYEIIEHSKSDLIKQISALKATLDTGAKELSLKRHAILGETLEKLNSYLGMLYLREATLELEPCELNASGYDKAVLGLSGTKLDKLSSGEFNRLRLALLALGVESMQSDGGVLMLDEIDANLSGEESMSVAKVLRHLASRYQIFVISHQPQLTSMGQQHFLIYKDDESRVRELNDLERIEEIARIISGDAISDEARGFARDLFERARGLS; translated from the coding sequence GTGATAGAACGTTTTTATCTTAAAGAGTTTTTGACATTTAAAGAGGCCGATTTGGAATTCCATCCCGGCCTCGTTGTTTTCACAGGCCCCAGCGGCAGTGGGAAGTCGATTCTTATGCGCTCTATTTTGGCTTCTGTAGGGTTGGATAATGTTGAAGCACAGATCTGTGAGTCAAGTGTGTCATGGAATATAGATGAGGAGTGTTACGGCCTTCAAAATGAACCGGTCAATATATTTCGTCATGTCAAAAAAGAGAAAACACGCTATTTTATCAATAACCAAAGTACCTCAAAATCTTCGATGGAATCGATCAGTACTAACTATCTGCGCCATTTAAGCCTCAAAGATTACAGTGATTTTGAACCGTCGGCAATTTTAAAGATAATTGATGAGCGTATCAGTGAACGAACACCCCAGTACGCTACGATATTGGAAAATCATCGCTCTAAATTTGCTGAGTTCAAAATCCTCTCAGATGAGCTTCGAAGTATTGAGGAGAAAGAAAAACATCTTTCCGAACTCAAAGAGTTCGCGCTCTATGAGATCGGCAAAATTGATGCGATCAAGCCGTATGTCGGAGAAGATGAAGAACTGGGTCTTATCAAAAAACAGCTCTCCAAAAAAGAGAAAATTGAAACGGCTATCGCTCAGGCACAGGGTATTTTTTCCTACGAATCGAATGTCAGCTCGGTATTAGGACTGTTGGAGGTTGATAGCGCGTTTTTTGATGATACGATGAACGAACTGCGCAGTGTTTTGGAAAGTTCATTGGAACGTATGGAAGAGCTCGAAGAGGTTTCGATCGAATCGGTATTGGATCGAATCGAGCAAATATCCGAGTTGAAACGTCGATACGGCAGCATTGAAGAAGCATTGGCGTATCGTGACCAAAAAGTATCAGAGCTGGAATCGTATGAGATTATCGAACACTCGAAAAGTGATTTGATCAAGCAAATTTCTGCTTTAAAAGCTACGCTGGATACAGGAGCAAAAGAGCTTTCTCTAAAACGTCATGCCATTTTGGGCGAAACACTGGAAAAACTCAACAGTTATTTGGGGATGCTCTATCTTCGGGAAGCGACATTGGAGCTTGAGCCGTGCGAATTAAATGCATCCGGATATGATAAAGCGGTATTGGGATTATCGGGGACAAAACTCGATAAGCTGAGTTCCGGAGAATTTAACCGTTTACGATTGGCGTTACTGGCATTAGGGGTAGAGAGTATGCAAAGTGACGGAGGGGTTTTGATGCTCGATGAGATCGATGCAAATCTAAGCGGAGAAGAATCGATGAGTGTTGCGAAAGTTCTGCGCCATCTCGCATCACGTTATCAGATTTTCGTTATTTCACATCAGCCTCAGCTTACTTCGATGGGGCAGCAGCACTTTTTGATCTATAAAGACGATGAGAGCCGTGTCCGTGAACTGAACGATCTTGAGAGAATTGAAGAGATAGCCCGAATTATCAGCGGAGATGCAATCAGTGATGAAGCACGGGGCTTCGCACGAGATTTATTTGAACGCGCAAGAGGATTATCATGA
- a CDS encoding NAD(+)/NADH kinase, producing MKLTNIKRVGMLLRPSTPELKEMFFEAKRIFESRGIEVIIDNISGGMIDVMGQPFDMMCQNSDFLVTIGGDGTLISAVRRSYNYQLPVLGIHAGKLGFLADLDFAELESFVDKMLVGEYRIDQRAILQATIVTPNGMNDIFAFNDIVLTRPSIAKMIHLETFVDGRSFNTYYGDGVVVSTPTGSTAYNLSAGGPVLFPLTQVFALTPICPHSLTQRPVVFPGHFEIEMKTPDASALVIIDGQDLVEISDSDTVHIKLASNTARLIHRKEFNYFEVLKEKLGWGN from the coding sequence TTGAAATTAACTAATATTAAACGTGTCGGTATGCTGCTTCGCCCCTCGACGCCTGAGCTTAAAGAGATGTTTTTCGAAGCGAAACGTATTTTCGAATCACGCGGGATCGAAGTCATTATCGACAATATCAGCGGCGGAATGATCGATGTGATGGGACAGCCGTTTGATATGATGTGTCAAAACAGTGATTTCCTCGTTACAATCGGGGGTGACGGGACATTGATCTCTGCCGTACGGCGTTCGTACAATTACCAGCTTCCTGTTTTAGGGATTCATGCAGGAAAACTTGGATTTTTAGCCGATTTGGATTTTGCCGAGCTCGAATCTTTTGTAGACAAGATGTTGGTGGGAGAATACCGCATCGATCAGCGTGCTATTTTGCAAGCTACGATTGTTACTCCTAACGGAATGAACGATATATTTGCTTTTAATGACATTGTATTAACCCGTCCGTCGATTGCAAAAATGATCCATTTAGAGACCTTTGTAGATGGCAGAAGTTTTAATACCTATTACGGGGACGGGGTTGTTGTTTCGACTCCTACCGGCTCTACAGCGTATAACCTTTCAGCCGGTGGGCCTGTTTTGTTTCCTTTGACGCAGGTATTCGCCCTGACACCGATATGCCCCCATTCGCTGACCCAGCGTCCGGTGGTTTTTCCAGGACATTTTGAGATCGAGATGAAAACACCGGATGCCAGTGCTTTGGTGATTATTGACGGTCAGGATTTGGTTGAAATCAGTGACAGTGACACCGTCCATATAAAACTCGCAAGCAATACCGCACGTCTGATTCACCGTAAAGAGTTTAATTATTTCGAAGTTCTCAAAGAGAAATTGGGATGGGGGAATTAA
- a CDS encoding phosphatase — MIAIDLGSNTIRFIEYDGEYWGNSYEKIVKTAESLHETKRIGENALERILSAINEAKTKLDFVSNDIIGCATAAMRMAENSDSVIESIEAATGIRFTIIDAEKEANLTLNAVRYRLSKLGIEPSSFVMADIGGGSTELIVCEGQSSRSISFNIGIVTLSERSNTPKKLDESIYSFKEQINSQRFPHTSLVLTAGTPTTIAAYLNGMDYETYDPEKINGYRLHLEDCYRVEDDLLKMDEVTRARYVGVGRENLIIAGIRMVTAIFEALDYNEAIIIDDGLREGIALEYFC; from the coding sequence ATGATCGCAATTGATTTAGGTTCCAATACCATCCGTTTTATTGAGTATGACGGTGAATATTGGGGGAATAGTTATGAGAAAATTGTGAAAACGGCCGAATCTCTCCATGAAACCAAACGAATCGGAGAAAATGCGCTTGAGCGGATTTTGTCTGCGATCAACGAGGCCAAGACAAAGCTTGATTTTGTCTCCAATGATATCATAGGATGCGCTACTGCCGCTATGCGTATGGCTGAAAATTCAGATTCCGTCATTGAATCCATAGAAGCTGCAACCGGAATCCGTTTTACCATTATCGATGCCGAAAAAGAGGCAAATCTTACTCTCAATGCGGTACGATATCGACTAAGCAAGCTTGGAATTGAGCCGTCATCTTTTGTCATGGCCGACATAGGGGGAGGGTCTACCGAATTAATTGTATGCGAAGGTCAATCGAGCCGTTCTATCAGTTTTAATATCGGTATCGTGACATTAAGCGAACGTTCAAATACTCCAAAAAAACTCGATGAATCAATTTACTCTTTTAAGGAACAAATCAATTCTCAACGATTCCCGCATACATCGTTAGTCCTGACAGCCGGAACTCCTACAACGATTGCGGCCTATTTGAACGGTATGGATTATGAGACGTATGATCCCGAAAAAATCAACGGATACCGATTGCATTTGGAGGATTGTTACCGTGTCGAGGATGATCTTCTGAAAATGGATGAAGTGACACGTGCACGATACGTCGGAGTAGGGCGCGAAAACTTGATTATCGCCGGTATCAGGATGGTTACGGCGATTTTTGAAGCTCTTGATTATAACGAAGCGATTATCATTGACGACGGATTGCGCGAAGGGATTGCTCTGGAATATTTCTGTTGA
- the ilvA gene encoding threonine ammonia-lyase produces MVDLETIYQAHERIRGTVVETPFAYAPRLSEQCGAEIYLKKENLQVTGAFKIRGAYNKIATLNDAERQCGVIAASAGNHAQGVAMAAQIFGIKALIVMPESTPLTKINGVRYYGAEVILAGSNYDEAYAYASTYGNENGMVFVHPFTDTAVMAGQGTIALEMIESMNDLDAVVIPVGGGGLISGMASAFKALSPKTEVIGVSALGAPAMKESFDAKKAIDSTSVRTIADGIAVRDTSEITLGHIIECVDRIVSVDDEEIANAILFLLERQKLVVEGAGAVGVAALLHDKLSDLKGKKIGIVLSGGNMDVTLLSIIIEKGLIKSGRKMKLTVTLVDKPGALMKLTEMLQGLNANIVHIDYDRTSTTLAYGDANVTIHLDTKGEDHQSQIRALLKEHRYLSSEEH; encoded by the coding sequence TTGGTTGATCTAGAAACAATATATCAAGCACATGAGCGTATCCGCGGAACGGTCGTAGAAACCCCGTTTGCCTACGCTCCCAGACTGAGTGAGCAATGCGGTGCAGAAATTTATCTTAAAAAAGAAAATTTGCAAGTTACCGGAGCTTTTAAAATTCGCGGCGCGTATAATAAGATCGCTACACTGAATGATGCGGAACGTCAATGCGGCGTGATTGCGGCAAGTGCCGGAAACCATGCTCAGGGTGTTGCTATGGCGGCACAAATATTTGGTATCAAAGCATTGATCGTGATGCCTGAATCGACCCCTCTGACAAAAATCAACGGTGTACGCTATTACGGAGCGGAAGTTATTTTAGCCGGCAGCAATTACGATGAAGCGTATGCGTATGCTTCCACCTACGGCAACGAGAACGGTATGGTATTCGTTCACCCCTTTACCGATACGGCGGTTATGGCCGGGCAGGGGACGATTGCACTTGAAATGATCGAATCGATGAATGATCTCGATGCGGTTGTTATCCCTGTCGGCGGCGGCGGATTGATCTCGGGTATGGCATCTGCCTTTAAGGCGTTATCGCCCAAAACGGAAGTGATCGGGGTCAGTGCGTTAGGGGCTCCGGCCATGAAAGAATCGTTTGATGCTAAAAAAGCGATTGACAGCACGTCGGTACGAACGATTGCAGACGGTATCGCGGTACGGGATACCTCTGAAATCACGCTTGGACATATTATTGAATGTGTTGACCGCATTGTTAGTGTCGATGATGAAGAGATTGCCAATGCCATATTGTTTTTGCTTGAACGTCAAAAACTTGTGGTTGAAGGTGCCGGTGCAGTCGGAGTTGCAGCATTGTTGCACGATAAATTGAGTGATCTTAAAGGAAAAAAAATCGGGATCGTATTGAGTGGTGGGAACATGGATGTTACACTCCTCTCCATCATTATCGAAAAGGGCTTGATTAAATCGGGACGCAAGATGAAACTGACAGTAACTCTTGTCGATAAACCGGGCGCCCTTATGAAACTCACCGAGATGCTGCAAGGTTTAAATGCCAACATCGTCCACATTGATTATGATCGTACTTCAACGACGTTAGCATACGGTGACGCGAATGTAACGATCCATTTGGATACAAAAGGGGAAGACCATCAATCCCAAATTCGTGCGCTACTTAAAGAACACCGCTATTTAAGCAGTGAAGAACACTAA
- a CDS encoding CoA-binding protein produces the protein MECEFPTVNASTDEIRSILSEIKTIAVLGLSPDASKDSYRVAEYLKNAGYTIIPVYPKEETILGEKVYRSLQEIPFAVDMVNIFRKPDALNAIADACIARGDIKVFWAQKGIVNNEAAERARNAGMRVVQNHCTMVEHRNINI, from the coding sequence ATGGAATGTGAATTTCCTACTGTTAATGCATCAACGGATGAAATCCGATCAATTTTATCTGAAATTAAAACGATTGCTGTTTTGGGACTTTCACCGGATGCTTCTAAAGACAGTTATCGTGTTGCAGAATATCTTAAAAATGCCGGATATACGATTATCCCGGTTTATCCTAAAGAGGAGACAATTTTAGGAGAAAAAGTATACCGTTCACTCCAAGAGATTCCGTTTGCGGTCGATATGGTCAATATTTTCCGAAAACCAGACGCTTTGAATGCGATTGCGGATGCATGTATCGCCAGAGGCGATATAAAAGTGTTTTGGGCACAAAAAGGGATCGTGAATAACGAGGCTGCGGAACGTGCCCGTAATGCCGGAATGCGGGTAGTACAAAATCATTGTACGATGGTAGAACATCGTAATATAAACATCTAA
- a CDS encoding citrate synthase produces MPMDTVTLTDNRTGKSYEFTILHPSIGPDVIDVRNLYKNTGMFTYDPGFTSTASCSSAITYIDGEKGELRYRGYDISDLATKKSYLDVAYLLLTGKLPNEKERAEFDNELRKRSFIHEGLKRLFDAFPDKAHPMAMMSSAVSALSTFYFEHLNVTTDEDAQIMARRIIAKIPTLAAFTHRRMFGIPYIYPDIERPFTENFLYMMRAYPGENLEIRDVEVKALDTIFTLHADHEQNASTSTVRAVASTGAHPYAALSAGINALWGRAHGGANESVIAQLEYIGSVERVDEFIARAKDPDDDFKLMGFGHRVYKNFDPRAKILKNLLDQLKDELGVNNELLTIAEKIEQIALQDEYFIQRHLYPNIDFYSGLILTALKIPKSMFTIIFVIGRSVGWITQWIELKKDPEMKIARPRQRYIGEAKKGL; encoded by the coding sequence ATTCCTATGGATACCGTAACCTTGACCGATAACCGAACCGGAAAAAGCTATGAGTTCACAATCTTGCACCCGAGTATCGGACCCGACGTGATCGATGTTCGCAACCTCTATAAAAATACGGGGATGTTTACATACGATCCGGGATTTACTTCCACGGCAAGCTGCAGTTCGGCGATTACCTATATTGACGGTGAAAAGGGTGAATTACGGTATCGCGGATACGATATAAGTGATTTGGCGACAAAAAAGAGCTATTTGGATGTTGCCTATCTTTTGTTGACAGGGAAATTGCCGAATGAAAAAGAACGTGCCGAATTCGATAATGAATTGCGGAAACGTTCTTTCATTCATGAAGGACTAAAGCGCCTTTTTGACGCATTTCCGGACAAAGCGCATCCGATGGCAATGATGTCATCCGCCGTGTCGGCACTCTCTACCTTTTATTTTGAACATCTCAATGTTACGACTGATGAGGATGCTCAAATCATGGCACGGCGTATAATCGCAAAGATCCCGACTCTCGCTGCTTTTACCCATCGTCGGATGTTCGGCATCCCATATATCTATCCCGATATTGAGCGCCCCTTTACGGAAAATTTTCTCTACATGATGCGAGCCTATCCGGGAGAAAATCTCGAAATCCGTGATGTAGAGGTTAAAGCGCTGGATACGATCTTTACCCTTCATGCGGATCATGAACAAAACGCTTCTACATCGACGGTCCGTGCCGTCGCTTCGACGGGTGCACATCCGTATGCGGCATTGTCTGCCGGGATCAATGCGTTATGGGGAAGGGCACACGGCGGGGCAAATGAATCGGTTATCGCTCAGCTCGAATACATCGGCAGTGTAGAGCGTGTAGATGAATTTATCGCACGGGCTAAAGACCCGGATGATGACTTTAAACTCATGGGATTCGGTCATCGAGTCTATAAAAATTTCGATCCCCGTGCAAAAATACTGAAAAATTTATTGGATCAGCTAAAAGATGAACTCGGAGTGAATAACGAGTTGCTGACAATTGCTGAAAAAATAGAGCAAATTGCGCTTCAAGATGAGTATTTTATACAACGTCACCTTTATCCCAACATCGATTTTTATTCGGGACTCATTCTGACAGCACTCAAGATTCCAAAATCAATGTTTACCATCATTTTCGTTATCGGAAGGTCGGTAGGGTGGATTACACAATGGATCGAACTTAAAAAAGATCCTGAAATGAAGATTGCCCGTCCGAGACAACGTTATATAGGTGAGGCGAAAAAAGGTCTGTAG
- a CDS encoding sensor domain-containing diguanylate cyclase, translating into MRIRLIDSYLHHADKTYPTLKKRLRTIRIGTFISAIIWGSIGVLLVTTNDIIHLVFLIFILAGLTAGNTVSNASDLPSSIGFSILALSPITVYLLLDGTDIYLYMGQALTLYFVLLVIISRYINTNITKSSVLQYKAEASAKEARISEERYRLILQYSPAGIVHYNKELIITYCNDRFAHVMKAPKERLIGLDIKTLKDQRMLPSLREALEGKEGVYEGQYHSTLSNTQLWIIMSYAPLRDAEDNIEGGIAIIEDITERKKTEEETTKLLNNLRQAEKIAQLGNWHFEIHSNTLEWSDEIFNIFELDKNTFYPTYEAFLNVIHPDDRFKVAHAYEHSLETKQKYEITHRLLMKDGKIKYVNEQCETKFDPNGIPICSLGTVQDITQQMQYQIRLENSENTLRYLLKMSPIAVRIAKNSGQEVIFANEAYAHLIHADISDVIGKNPKNYYANQEHYNSIVSRINNNEIIYNQLIELYIENKTLWVLASYMPIEFEGESCVLGWFYDITEEKNLQKEVEQQRDEFKALFNTSKDGIAILDQESNFLDFNDAYLEMTGFSRAELLTMSCISLSAPEDRERAMQAMKNVFEFGFVKGFEKTCVVKDGKRLYINMTATLLPDKQRILITTKDISAMKEHARQLEHLAHYDPLTGLPNRILESDRLQQGMFQTQRRGERLAVFYLDLDGFKQVNDSYGHDVGDQLLISLSARMKQALREGDTLSRLGGDEFVAIVVDLNDTYAALPIIERLLDSASRPIQIGDLIIQVSASIGVTFYPQETDVDGDQLVRQADQAMYVAKQSGKNRYHIFDFNHS; encoded by the coding sequence GTGCGGATCCGTCTCATTGACTCATACTTGCACCATGCCGATAAAACTTACCCGACTCTTAAAAAACGTCTGCGAACAATTCGTATCGGCACCTTTATATCCGCCATCATATGGGGTTCCATAGGCGTTTTATTAGTTACTACGAATGACATCATCCATCTTGTATTCCTAATTTTCATTTTAGCAGGATTGACTGCCGGCAATACCGTGTCAAATGCCTCAGATCTTCCCAGCAGCATCGGTTTTTCTATTTTGGCCTTGTCCCCTATTACCGTGTATTTGCTTCTTGACGGTACAGATATCTATTTATATATGGGTCAGGCACTGACACTTTACTTCGTTCTTCTCGTCATCATCAGTCGATATATTAATACGAATATAACCAAAAGTTCCGTTTTACAGTACAAAGCCGAAGCAAGTGCAAAAGAGGCACGAATCAGCGAAGAACGCTATCGTCTTATTCTGCAATATTCGCCAGCCGGTATCGTACACTACAACAAAGAGCTTATCATTACCTACTGCAACGACCGTTTTGCGCACGTCATGAAAGCCCCTAAAGAAAGGCTCATCGGACTTGATATAAAAACCTTGAAAGATCAAAGAATGCTACCCTCGCTAAGGGAAGCCCTTGAAGGCAAAGAAGGGGTGTATGAAGGACAATACCACTCGACGCTCAGCAACACACAACTTTGGATAATCATGTCCTATGCACCCCTACGTGATGCTGAAGATAATATTGAGGGCGGAATCGCAATTATCGAAGATATCACAGAACGAAAAAAAACTGAAGAAGAGACGACCAAGCTGCTAAATAATCTCAGACAAGCAGAGAAAATCGCTCAACTCGGCAATTGGCATTTTGAAATACACAGCAATACGTTGGAATGGTCCGATGAAATTTTTAATATTTTTGAACTTGATAAAAATACATTTTATCCCACCTACGAAGCATTTTTAAATGTCATCCATCCTGATGACCGTTTCAAAGTCGCACATGCCTATGAACATTCACTGGAAACAAAACAAAAATACGAAATAACCCATCGACTTCTCATGAAGGATGGGAAAATCAAATATGTCAATGAACAATGCGAAACCAAATTTGATCCAAACGGAATCCCTATTTGCTCTTTAGGCACGGTTCAAGATATCACTCAACAGATGCAATACCAAATACGTTTGGAAAATAGTGAAAACACCCTTAGGTATTTACTAAAAATGAGCCCAATTGCTGTCAGAATTGCAAAAAATAGTGGTCAAGAGGTAATTTTTGCCAATGAAGCGTATGCACACCTCATTCATGCCGATATATCTGATGTTATAGGTAAAAATCCAAAAAATTATTATGCTAATCAAGAACACTACAATTCAATCGTATCTCGAATCAACAACAATGAAATCATTTATAATCAACTTATAGAACTTTATATCGAAAATAAAACGCTTTGGGTATTGGCTTCCTATATGCCGATTGAATTTGAAGGGGAATCCTGCGTATTAGGATGGTTTTATGATATTACCGAAGAAAAAAATCTCCAAAAAGAAGTAGAACAGCAAAGGGATGAGTTTAAAGCTCTTTTTAATACCTCAAAAGATGGTATTGCAATCTTGGATCAAGAATCCAATTTTTTAGATTTCAATGATGCATATCTTGAAATGACCGGTTTTTCGCGTGCCGAACTCCTAACCATGTCGTGTATATCACTCAGTGCTCCGGAAGACCGTGAACGGGCTATGCAGGCAATGAAAAACGTGTTTGAATTCGGGTTTGTCAAAGGTTTCGAAAAAACGTGTGTCGTCAAAGACGGGAAAAGGCTTTATATCAATATGACAGCCACTCTCTTGCCTGATAAACAACGTATCTTGATCACCACCAAAGATATCAGTGCGATGAAAGAGCACGCACGTCAGCTTGAGCATTTGGCCCATTATGATCCCCTTACCGGACTGCCGAATCGTATCTTAGAATCGGACCGTCTGCAACAAGGGATGTTTCAAACCCAGCGACGCGGAGAACGGCTCGCAGTGTTTTACCTCGATCTTGACGGTTTCAAACAAGTAAACGACAGTTATGGACATGATGTCGGAGATCAACTGCTCATTAGTCTTTCGGCACGCATGAAACAGGCATTGCGTGAAGGAGACACACTTTCCAGATTAGGCGGAGATGAATTTGTCGCTATTGTCGTAGATTTGAATGATACCTATGCTGCGCTCCCGATCATCGAGCGGCTTCTCGACTCAGCCAGCAGACCGATCCAGATAGGTGATTTAATCATTCAAGTATCGGCCAGCATAGGAGTCACATTTTATCCGCAAGAAACGGACGTAGATGGGGATCAGCTTGTCCGTCAAGCTGATCAGGCAATGTATGTAGCGAAACAATCCGGTAAAAACCGCTACCATATTTTTGATTTTAATCACAGTTAA